A region of Deltaproteobacteria bacterium DNA encodes the following proteins:
- a CDS encoding adenylyl-sulfate reductase subunit alpha codes for MEKETNTFAHSEKPEVVEVETDLLFIGGGMAACGAAYEASRWATPKGLKITMIDKAAAERSGSVAMGLSAINTYMGENKVADYVRYVRADLMGIIREDLVFDLGRHVDDSVMLFEEWGLPIWKKGDDGFSLDGHQSKAAGKASLRDGGTPVRSGKWQIMINGESYKPIVAEAAKKALEINREATGVEQNLYERVFITRMLLDADKPNTIAGAVGFSVRENKAYVFKAKAILCVPGGAVNVYRPRSIGEGMGRTWFSVWNAGSGYAMGAQVGAEMTLMENRFVPARFKDGYGPVGAWFLFFKAKATNSLGEDYCANEENIAAARKKYGKYVDVMGTTIRNHLMMEDMKQGKGPMIMRTHEAMAAMAQGFNDKLGEKEGKKRMKHLEAEAWEDFLDMTIGQVGMWAACNIEPDKVPSEIIPSEPYLLGSHAGCAGFWTSGPGDIEGAPAEWSWGYNRMSTVNGLFMAGDTCGASGHKFSSGSHAEGRMAGKAMVSYILDNADFQPSFKENVDDLIAEIYLPREIFEKYQAYSTSADVNPNFIKPEMYQKRLMKIMDEYVAGVGTMFTTSATLINEGLKKLDMLREDASHLAASDLHELLRCWENYHRLLTAEAHARHILFREETRYPGYYYRADHDYIDDENWKCFTNSRRDPETGEWEHKKVPYVQLYE; via the coding sequence ATGGAAAAAGAGACCAACACTTTTGCACATAGCGAGAAGCCGGAAGTCGTTGAGGTGGAGACCGATCTTCTCTTCATCGGCGGCGGGATGGCGGCCTGCGGTGCGGCTTATGAGGCCAGCCGTTGGGCGACTCCGAAAGGGCTGAAGATCACCATGATCGACAAGGCGGCCGCGGAGCGCAGCGGTTCCGTGGCCATGGGGCTTTCCGCCATCAATACTTACATGGGTGAGAACAAGGTGGCTGATTATGTCCGGTACGTCCGGGCCGACCTGATGGGGATCATCCGGGAAGACCTCGTTTTCGATCTTGGTCGTCACGTCGACGATTCCGTCATGCTCTTCGAGGAGTGGGGACTTCCGATCTGGAAGAAGGGAGATGACGGTTTCTCTCTCGATGGACACCAGTCCAAGGCCGCCGGCAAGGCCTCCCTGCGGGACGGCGGAACGCCGGTCCGTTCCGGAAAGTGGCAGATCATGATCAACGGTGAGTCCTACAAGCCGATCGTTGCCGAAGCCGCCAAGAAGGCCCTGGAGATTAACCGTGAAGCCACCGGGGTAGAGCAGAACCTTTACGAGCGTGTGTTCATTACCCGGATGCTTCTGGATGCCGACAAGCCGAACACCATTGCCGGTGCCGTCGGTTTCAGCGTCCGTGAAAACAAGGCCTACGTCTTCAAGGCGAAAGCCATTCTCTGCGTCCCCGGCGGCGCCGTGAACGTCTACCGTCCGCGGTCCATCGGTGAAGGCATGGGTCGGACCTGGTTCTCCGTCTGGAATGCCGGTTCGGGTTATGCCATGGGTGCCCAGGTCGGTGCGGAGATGACCCTGATGGAAAACCGTTTCGTCCCGGCCCGTTTCAAAGACGGGTATGGTCCGGTCGGCGCCTGGTTCCTTTTCTTCAAGGCCAAGGCGACCAATTCCCTCGGTGAAGATTACTGCGCCAACGAAGAAAACATTGCCGCTGCGAGAAAGAAATACGGCAAGTACGTCGACGTAATGGGAACCACCATCCGGAACCACCTGATGATGGAAGACATGAAGCAGGGCAAGGGTCCCATGATTATGCGGACCCATGAGGCCATGGCCGCGATGGCTCAAGGCTTCAATGACAAGCTTGGCGAGAAGGAAGGGAAGAAGAGGATGAAGCACCTCGAGGCCGAGGCGTGGGAAGACTTCCTCGATATGACCATTGGTCAGGTCGGGATGTGGGCTGCCTGCAACATCGAGCCGGACAAGGTCCCGTCCGAGATCATCCCCTCCGAGCCTTATCTCCTTGGTTCCCATGCCGGATGTGCCGGTTTCTGGACCAGTGGTCCCGGAGACATTGAAGGCGCTCCTGCCGAGTGGTCTTGGGGATACAACCGGATGAGTACGGTGAACGGCCTCTTTATGGCCGGTGACACCTGCGGTGCTTCCGGGCACAAGTTTTCCTCCGGTTCCCATGCGGAAGGCCGGATGGCCGGGAAGGCCATGGTTTCCTATATTCTCGATAATGCCGATTTCCAGCCCTCCTTCAAGGAGAACGTGGATGATCTCATTGCAGAGATCTATCTGCCGCGGGAAATTTTCGAGAAGTACCAGGCCTATTCCACGAGTGCCGATGTCAATCCGAATTTCATCAAGCCTGAAATGTACCAGAAGCGCCTGATGAAGATCATGGATGAGTATGTGGCCGGCGTCGGGACCATGTTTACCACCAGTGCGACCCTTATTAATGAAGGTCTGAAGAAGCTTGACATGCTCCGGGAAGATGCGAGCCATCTGGCTGCCTCCGATCTTCATGAGCTCCTTCGCTGCTGGGAAAACTACCATCGGTTGCTGACGGCCGAGGCCCATGCACGGCACATCCTCTTCCGTGAGGAAACGCGGTATCCGGGTTATTACTACCGGGCCGATCATGACTACATTGATGATGAAAACTGGAAGTGTTTCACCAACTCCCGTCGGGATCCCGAGACGGGGGAATGGGAACACAAGAAGGTTCCCTACGTTCAGCTTTACGAGTAG
- a CDS encoding CoB--CoM heterodisulfide reductase iron-sulfur subunit A family protein → MSDQGKTILIVGGGISGMTTAIEAAEAGYKAVIVERNSYLGGRVAQMNKYFPKLCPPYCGMEINFRRIRSNPNVRSYTQAQLESLKKENGTYKATVKVKPRFVNSKCTACGECEKACPVDRPNDFNYGMDTTKAAYLPHEMAFPARYVIDGTVCQGTGCGKCVEVCKYNAIELEMQPETVEIEADAVVMATGWNPYDPNKIDNLSFGSSPNILTNVMMERLAAVNGPTGGKIQRPSDGKEPASVAFVQCAGSRDENHMQHCSAVCCLATFKHISYLHEQNPEIQAYMFYIDLRAQGKYEAFVQTVSAQENTTLIKGKVAEITEDGSSGGLIVTAENAVTGEKIHQKVDMVVLATGMDPSSNEIRPPVSMEYEMSGFMVPSSDPGVVAAGVAKKPTDVASCTQDATAAALRAIQSIVRR, encoded by the coding sequence ATGTCAGATCAAGGAAAAACCATTCTGATTGTGGGAGGCGGGATCAGCGGGATGACCACGGCGATTGAGGCGGCGGAGGCCGGCTACAAGGCTGTGATTGTCGAGCGGAACAGCTATCTGGGTGGCCGTGTTGCCCAGATGAACAAGTATTTTCCGAAGCTCTGCCCCCCTTATTGCGGCATGGAAATCAATTTTCGCAGGATCCGTTCCAATCCCAATGTCCGAAGCTATACCCAGGCTCAATTAGAGAGTCTGAAGAAGGAGAACGGAACCTACAAGGCAACGGTCAAAGTGAAGCCCCGTTTCGTCAATTCCAAGTGTACGGCTTGCGGTGAATGCGAAAAGGCCTGTCCCGTGGATCGTCCAAACGATTTCAATTACGGCATGGATACGACCAAGGCCGCCTATCTACCCCACGAGATGGCTTTTCCGGCGCGTTATGTTATCGACGGCACTGTTTGTCAGGGAACCGGTTGCGGAAAATGTGTTGAAGTCTGCAAATACAATGCCATTGAACTGGAGATGCAGCCGGAGACCGTGGAGATTGAGGCCGATGCCGTGGTCATGGCGACCGGATGGAATCCGTATGACCCGAACAAGATTGATAATCTTTCCTTCGGGTCGTCTCCGAACATTCTCACGAATGTCATGATGGAACGTCTGGCGGCGGTGAACGGCCCGACGGGTGGCAAGATCCAGCGTCCTTCCGACGGGAAAGAACCGGCATCGGTTGCTTTCGTGCAGTGTGCAGGGTCGAGGGATGAAAATCACATGCAACACTGTTCCGCCGTCTGCTGTCTGGCAACATTCAAACATATTTCCTATCTTCATGAACAGAACCCGGAGATCCAGGCCTACATGTTCTATATTGATCTTCGGGCACAGGGAAAATATGAGGCCTTTGTGCAGACAGTTTCCGCACAGGAAAATACGACCTTGATCAAAGGAAAAGTCGCAGAGATCACCGAAGACGGGTCATCGGGAGGCCTCATCGTCACGGCGGAGAATGCCGTCACGGGTGAGAAAATCCATCAGAAGGTGGATATGGTTGTCCTGGCCACGGGGATGGATCCAAGCAGTAATGAAATACGCCCTCCCGTCTCCATGGAGTATGAGATGAGCGGGTTCATGGTTCCCTCATCCGATCCGGGGGTTGTTGCCGCCGGTGTTGCAAAGAAACCGACCGATGTGGCTTCCTGTACCCAGGATGCTACCGCCGCCGCGCTGAGAGCGATTCAAAGCATTGTAAGGAGGTAA
- a CDS encoding mechanosensitive ion channel — MENIVGKLSEWFAFYGLKVVAAVLILMVGRWAAGTVKKVVNKIMTKRNLDPIIKSFVGHLVYIALIAFVILAALGQLGIQTTSFIAVIGAAGLAIGLALQGSLANFAAGFLMILFRPFKAGDFIEGAGVAGTVEEIQVFNTLLKTPDNKRIIVPNAKLTGDNIINYSSKETRRVDFVFGVGYDDDLQNVKRVLSELVGADQRILTDPAPTIGVMELADSSVNLAVRVWVNASDYWNVFFDMMEKVKIRFDSEGISIPYPQQDVHIHNGAAGVGTEAYTKAI, encoded by the coding sequence GTGGAGAATATTGTTGGGAAACTTTCGGAATGGTTTGCCTTTTATGGTCTGAAGGTTGTTGCGGCAGTTCTGATTCTGATGGTGGGCCGCTGGGCTGCGGGTACCGTCAAAAAAGTCGTAAATAAGATCATGACGAAACGGAACCTGGATCCGATAATCAAGTCCTTTGTGGGGCATCTTGTGTACATTGCCCTGATAGCCTTCGTAATTCTGGCGGCCCTGGGGCAGCTCGGGATCCAGACGACCTCCTTCATTGCCGTGATCGGTGCCGCCGGTCTGGCCATCGGCCTGGCCCTGCAGGGGTCTCTGGCCAACTTTGCGGCGGGGTTTCTGATGATTCTCTTCCGCCCCTTCAAGGCAGGGGATTTTATCGAGGGCGCCGGTGTGGCAGGAACCGTGGAGGAAATCCAGGTCTTCAATACCCTGCTGAAGACGCCCGACAATAAAAGAATCATCGTCCCCAATGCCAAGTTAACCGGCGACAATATCATCAACTATTCCAGCAAAGAGACCCGGCGGGTCGATTTTGTCTTCGGTGTCGGGTATGACGATGATCTTCAGAACGTCAAAAGGGTTCTGTCGGAGCTGGTGGGGGCCGATCAACGGATCCTTACGGATCCGGCACCGACGATCGGTGTGATGGAGTTGGCCGACAGCAGTGTCAATCTGGCCGTCCGGGTCTGGGTCAACGCTTCGGATTACTGGAATGTCTTTTTCGATATGATGGAGAAGGTGAAAATCCGTTTTGATTCGGAAGGGATCAGTATCCCCTATCCGCAGCAGGATGTGCATATTCACAATGGTGCCGCAGGGGTGGGTACGGAGGCTTACACGAAGGCAATCTGA
- a CDS encoding PAS domain S-box protein, with protein sequence MTAKNRFRWILLAGFGIGAIIWGLESAMETLFSTGGSFGAQLLNSNPRELWERLLIISVTLLFTSLLFEVREKRRKVAEQLKASDRKFMAISNTATDAIILMNDRGLISYWNPAAERMFGYSSQEALGRELHTFLAPETFHGNYREGFRHFRKSGRGPVVGKTGEFTAIRKDGTIFPIEVSTSAMQVGNSWHAAGFIRNITERKEHEKALIRASEEWRTTFDTTRDIILMLDREHRIVKANRAATRFLGKTYTEIIGEKCYRLFCHKEDSIKSCPMKRMFRSRRHEEQELFLQEQSMWIHIAVDPVLDEQEEIIGSVHVIRDITEVREMQETILKHNREWEETFNIINEAITVHDKDFNIIQTNRAAEEMLGLSCIEILERKCSESYHGTRTPPERCPSCRTLESGTASVSELYEPHLQKYLEIKALPRLDATNRVIGLVHVVRDVTAQKTAEEERKHLQGQLQQSQKMESIGRLAGGVAHDFNNMLSAILGYAELALDALPSGDPVREHLKIIEEAGNKAARLTRQLLAFSRKQVLEIKPVNLNTIVNEMGKMFHRLISEDITLTLHTTRPVKNVLADAGQIEQILMNLVVNARDAMPRGGRLSIRTSDIILEEEYLRKHEGIIPGHYVMLAVTDTGEGMPPEVREKIFEPFFTTKEIGRGTGLGLATVYGIVKQHEGFIRVYSESGKGTTFRIYLPADASPLPEVKEGDSIPLQGGKETVLVVEDEPTILQLIVDTLDNLGYTVLSATSGMEALDVSRAHPGTIDLLLTDVVMPGINGVLLSEALADQRPGLPVIFISGYTDNHIAQHGLFDQGAAFLQKPITPTTLATKLRKILDHNKATEKTF encoded by the coding sequence GTGACGGCAAAGAACAGGTTCCGTTGGATCCTTCTCGCCGGATTCGGGATCGGGGCCATAATCTGGGGCCTGGAATCGGCGATGGAGACCCTTTTCTCTACGGGAGGGAGTTTTGGCGCCCAGTTGTTGAACAGCAATCCTCGAGAACTCTGGGAACGGCTCCTCATTATTTCCGTCACGCTCCTTTTCACCTCCCTCCTTTTCGAGGTTCGGGAAAAACGCCGCAAAGTCGCAGAACAGCTGAAGGCAAGCGACCGGAAATTTATGGCCATCAGTAATACGGCAACCGACGCCATCATTCTCATGAATGACCGGGGGCTGATTTCCTACTGGAACCCCGCAGCAGAACGGATGTTCGGCTATTCCAGCCAGGAGGCACTGGGACGGGAGCTTCATACCTTTCTGGCTCCGGAAACCTTTCACGGAAATTACCGAGAAGGATTCCGGCATTTCCGGAAAAGCGGCCGGGGGCCGGTCGTCGGAAAGACCGGGGAGTTCACGGCCATACGGAAAGACGGAACCATCTTCCCGATCGAGGTTTCCACTTCCGCCATGCAGGTCGGCAATTCCTGGCATGCCGCAGGCTTTATCCGGAACATTACGGAACGCAAAGAACATGAGAAGGCGCTGATCCGGGCCTCGGAGGAATGGCGGACCACCTTCGACACCACCCGGGACATCATCCTGATGCTCGACCGGGAACACCGTATCGTCAAAGCCAACCGGGCAGCCACAAGGTTCCTCGGAAAAACTTACACCGAAATCATAGGAGAGAAATGTTACCGTCTTTTCTGCCACAAAGAGGACTCGATAAAAAGTTGTCCCATGAAACGGATGTTCCGCTCCAGACGGCATGAAGAACAGGAGCTGTTTTTGCAGGAACAGTCGATGTGGATCCATATCGCCGTTGACCCGGTTCTGGATGAACAGGAAGAGATCATCGGCTCCGTCCATGTGATCCGCGACATCACCGAAGTCCGGGAGATGCAGGAGACGATCCTCAAGCACAACCGGGAATGGGAAGAAACCTTCAACATCATCAATGAGGCGATCACCGTTCATGACAAGGACTTCAACATCATTCAGACCAACCGTGCTGCGGAAGAAATGCTGGGGCTTTCCTGCATAGAGATCCTGGAGAGGAAATGTTCCGAATCTTATCACGGAACCCGCACACCACCGGAAAGATGCCCCAGTTGCCGGACGTTGGAAAGCGGCACCGCCTCCGTCTCGGAACTCTATGAACCCCATTTGCAGAAATATCTCGAAATCAAGGCACTGCCCCGCCTGGATGCAACCAACCGGGTCATCGGCCTGGTCCATGTTGTCCGGGACGTCACGGCACAAAAAACCGCAGAAGAGGAACGGAAACACCTCCAGGGGCAGCTCCAGCAGTCACAGAAGATGGAGTCCATCGGCCGCCTTGCCGGCGGGGTGGCCCACGATTTCAACAACATGCTCTCCGCCATCCTCGGCTATGCGGAACTGGCACTGGATGCCCTCCCCAGCGGAGACCCGGTGCGGGAACACCTGAAGATCATTGAAGAGGCCGGCAACAAGGCTGCCCGGTTGACCCGGCAACTCCTCGCCTTCAGCCGAAAACAGGTCCTGGAGATCAAACCGGTCAACCTGAACACCATCGTCAACGAGATGGGAAAGATGTTCCACCGCCTGATTAGCGAAGACATCACGCTCACTCTCCACACAACAAGACCTGTGAAAAACGTCCTGGCCGACGCCGGCCAGATTGAACAGATTCTGATGAACCTGGTCGTCAATGCACGGGATGCCATGCCCCGGGGAGGCCGACTCTCCATTAGGACCTCAGACATCATTCTGGAAGAAGAATATCTTCGAAAACACGAAGGAATCATTCCGGGGCACTATGTGATGCTGGCCGTCACCGATACGGGGGAAGGAATGCCCCCGGAAGTCCGGGAAAAAATCTTCGAGCCCTTCTTCACCACCAAGGAGATCGGCCGGGGAACCGGCCTCGGGCTGGCCACGGTCTACGGAATAGTCAAACAGCACGAAGGCTTCATCCGGGTCTACAGCGAATCGGGAAAGGGAACGACCTTCAGGATTTATCTCCCGGCCGACGCCTCGCCCCTTCCGGAAGTAAAAGAAGGAGACAGCATCCCCCTGCAGGGCGGCAAAGAAACCGTCCTCGTCGTCGAAGACGAACCGACCATTCTGCAACTGATTGTCGACACACTGGATAACCTCGGCTATACCGTTCTCTCCGCCACCTCCGGAATGGAGGCCCTCGACGTGAGCCGGGCCCATCCCGGAACGATTGACCTTCTTCTCACCGATGTCGTTATGCCCGGAATCAACGGGGTCCTCCTCAGTGAAGCCCTGGCCGACCAACGCCCCGGGCTGCCGGTCATTTTCATATCGGGATATACCGACAACCACATCGCACAGCATGGGCTCTTTGACCAGGGAGCCGCTTTTCTCCAGAAACCGATCACCCCCACAACATTAGCGACAAAACTGCGAAAGATCCTCGACCACAACAAAGCAACAGAAAAAACATTTTGA
- a CDS encoding citrate synthase (catalyzes the formation of citrate from acetyl-CoA and oxaloacetate): MEEERKRPTDFSKGLEGVISNTTRIGYVDGVAGKLSYRGYAIEDLAAYSTYEETVCLLLNGNLPTRSELGKFADHLTALRGIPDEVLSRITHLPCPCHPMSLLRSGISLLECIDETCRIADELPEKKEAGIRLIAQMATLTAAIARHREGKEPVAPDPSLPHGANFLYMLRGNRAEPLEERVMDLCLILHADHGMNASTFAAMVVASTLSDLHSAVSAGISTLKGPLHGGANERVIRMLTGIASPAEAETFVEKALAKKTKIMGFGHRVYKTYDPRARILQRYAKELTALTGNKPLFEIARTLEQRVTKAYGEKGIFPNVDFYSGLVYHSLGIEGSLFTPIFAVSRIAGWVARILEYLEDNRLFRPRAVYDGPKDLPYLPIEKRG, translated from the coding sequence ATGGAAGAAGAACGTAAGAGGCCCACGGATTTTTCAAAAGGGTTAGAAGGAGTCATTTCCAATACGACCCGGATCGGTTATGTCGACGGCGTCGCGGGAAAGCTCTCCTACCGGGGTTACGCAATAGAGGATTTGGCCGCATACTCCACCTACGAAGAAACGGTTTGCCTACTCCTGAACGGAAACCTGCCTACCCGGTCAGAGCTTGGAAAGTTTGCGGACCATCTGACCGCTTTGCGCGGAATCCCCGACGAGGTTCTGTCGCGCATTACTCACCTTCCCTGTCCCTGCCATCCCATGTCGCTGCTCCGCTCGGGAATCTCGCTTTTGGAATGCATCGATGAGACCTGCAGAATTGCCGACGAGCTGCCGGAGAAGAAAGAGGCAGGTATCCGGCTGATCGCCCAGATGGCCACCCTGACGGCAGCCATTGCACGACATCGGGAGGGGAAAGAACCGGTGGCTCCCGATCCGTCCCTTCCGCACGGAGCCAATTTTCTCTACATGCTCCGGGGCAACCGGGCGGAACCGCTGGAGGAGCGGGTGATGGATCTTTGCCTCATCCTCCATGCCGATCACGGGATGAACGCCTCAACCTTCGCCGCCATGGTGGTGGCTTCCACACTGAGCGACCTCCACTCCGCCGTTTCGGCCGGGATTTCCACCCTGAAGGGGCCGCTTCACGGCGGGGCCAACGAGCGGGTTATCCGGATGCTGACGGGAATTGCATCACCGGCCGAAGCGGAAACATTTGTGGAGAAGGCCCTGGCGAAAAAGACAAAAATCATGGGCTTCGGGCACCGGGTCTACAAGACCTATGATCCCCGGGCAAGAATCCTGCAACGCTATGCGAAGGAGCTGACGGCGCTGACCGGAAACAAGCCTCTCTTTGAAATCGCCCGGACCCTGGAGCAGCGGGTCACCAAGGCCTACGGGGAAAAAGGGATCTTTCCCAACGTCGACTTTTATTCCGGCCTGGTCTATCACAGCCTCGGCATCGAAGGCAGCCTTTTCACCCCGATCTTCGCGGTCAGCCGCATTGCCGGATGGGTCGCACGGATTCTCGAATACCTGGAAGACAACCGGCTTTTCCGTCCCCGGGCCGTCTATGACGGGCCGAAGGACCTGCCTTATCTTCCCATCGAGAAGAGAGGATGA
- the aprB gene encoding adenylyl-sulfate reductase subunit beta, whose product MPSFVIAEKCDGCKGQDKTACQYICPNDLMVLDREKMKAFNQEAEQCWECYNCVKICPQQAIEVRGYADYVPLGGNVIPMRSTDSIMWTVKFRNGTLKRFKFPIRTTAEGSIDPYGGMPEADFSKLKDPGFFNYDARKE is encoded by the coding sequence ATGCCAAGTTTTGTAATCGCTGAAAAATGCGACGGCTGTAAAGGACAGGACAAAACCGCCTGCCAGTACATCTGTCCGAACGACCTGATGGTCCTCGACAGAGAAAAGATGAAGGCATTCAACCAGGAAGCGGAGCAGTGCTGGGAGTGTTACAACTGCGTCAAGATCTGTCCTCAGCAGGCGATCGAAGTACGCGGTTATGCCGACTATGTTCCCTTGGGGGGCAATGTAATCCCCATGCGGTCAACCGACTCCATCATGTGGACGGTCAAATTCCGGAACGGGACGTTGAAGCGATTCAAGTTTCCCATTCGGACCACGGCCGAGGGGTCCATTGATCCTTACGGCGGAATGCCGGAAGCGGATTTTTCCAAGCTCAAGGATCCGGGGTTTTTCAATTACGATGCACGTAAGGAATAG
- a CDS encoding HDIG domain-containing protein, translated as MNQAWQLLAETAGKNKPEWKKSILDHARIVHDLSLRLADLFSEDRQVDVETVQLGAVLHDVGRSRADRVVEHGIKSGEMLREEGFPEGAARIAETHVGVGITPEQAASLGLPEGNYIPETLEERIVCYADNLLNYLVDEGRHELVDRRAVVKRFSLELGEEYGKRAEDFMTGLEMELGPERFVRFRRYVEEVNERLQTGERGEESDQD; from the coding sequence ATGAACCAAGCCTGGCAACTTCTTGCAGAGACGGCCGGGAAGAACAAGCCGGAATGGAAGAAATCGATTCTTGATCATGCACGGATCGTGCATGATCTTTCCCTGCGGCTGGCCGATCTTTTCAGCGAGGACCGGCAAGTCGACGTGGAAACGGTACAATTGGGGGCGGTTTTGCACGATGTGGGACGGAGCCGTGCGGATCGGGTCGTGGAACACGGGATTAAAAGCGGCGAGATGCTCCGGGAGGAAGGGTTCCCCGAAGGAGCGGCCCGGATTGCTGAAACCCATGTCGGTGTTGGGATAACGCCGGAACAGGCAGCTTCCCTGGGGCTTCCCGAAGGGAATTATATCCCGGAAACCCTGGAGGAGAGGATCGTCTGTTATGCCGACAACCTGCTCAACTATCTTGTCGATGAGGGGCGTCATGAACTGGTGGACCGCCGGGCCGTGGTCAAACGTTTTTCGTTGGAATTAGGGGAAGAATATGGAAAACGGGCGGAGGATTTTATGACCGGTCTTGAAATGGAATTGGGGCCGGAACGTTTTGTTCGGTTTCGGCGCTATGTGGAGGAGGTGAATGAACGGCTGCAAACGGGTGAACGGGGTGAAGAGTCAGATCAGGATTAA